CCCTCGCTTACACTGAGCCAGATTCGACTGGTGACATTAAAAGGAGAACCGGCTAAGCGCTGGGTTTACTTGCTTCGAACGCTTGCAGTCTGGCTGCCGATTGGACTGCTTTTAAGCGTCTCGGTACTGTTCCAAGCGAACTATCCCGGCTGGGTCTCCTCGCACGCGTTTGTTTGGTGGCTGGCTTTCTCCATAATCATTGGCTATGTCGTGCACGCGTTGCGCAACCCCGAACAGTCGTGGTTGGATGAGCGACTGAATCTCATTCTTGTGCCAAAATAGCCGATCTTTCCCATATTGACAGCCGCTTCCAGTTGGTCTTGACGCTAGAGAACATTTCAAACAGTATTGCCTCCGGAATATTTTATTTTGGAGGTGAATTGAAGACATGTTCTTCGCTTCACAAGCTTATCTACTGTTCTTCCTCATTGTGTTTTCCGTGTACTGGGCCCTCCCCAGTCATCGCGGACGTTTAGCCTGGCTTCTGGCTGCGAGCATCTTCTTTTACGCCTACTTCAGCGAAATGCTCGCGCTATTAGTCTTCAGCACCACACTCGCCGACTATCTTTTTGCGCGGGCGATGGATAGCACTTCGAAGGAAGTTCGCCGGAAGTGGATTCTGCGCTGCAGTTTGCTGATGAATCTCAGCATCCTCGCCTTCTTCAAATATCGGAATTTTTTCATCGAACCGATCTGCACCGCACTGGAAGGACTGGGTGTTAAACCGAACCTGCCGATCCTGCACGTTGGGATACCGTTCGGAATTTCCTTCTATACGTTCGAAGCCATCAGCTACGCCGTGGATGTGTACAAGCGAAAAATCCGGGCCGAGCGGGATCCACTGAAGTTCATGCTCTTCATTCTGTTCTTCCCGCATCTGGTGGCCGGACCGATCGTGCGTGCCAAAGATTTCCTCACCCAGGCGCGGCGGCCCAAGCGATTCAATTGGATTCGAATGCAGATCGGAGTTCAATATTTCCTGATCGGTCTGTTCAAAAAGTTGGCCATTGCCGACTGCATGGCCATTTACAGCGATCCCGTTTTCTTTCCCGGTCGGGATGTCAGCGCTTTAAGCACTACGGCGGTCTGGCTGGGGGTTTTGGCTTTCGCCATCCAAATTTACTGCGATTTCTCCGGCTATACCGACATGGCCCTCGGTTCGGCTCACTTGCTGGGGTATAAGCTCACCCGCAACTTCATGATGCCCTACCTCGCGCCGAACATTACCGAATTCTGGCATCGTTGGCATATTTCGCTGTCTACCTGGTTGCGAGATTACCTGTTCATTCCCCTCGGGGGCTCGCGAGGCGGTCGACTGCTGACCTATCGAAATTTGCTGATCACCATGACACTCGGCGGCCTCTGGCACGGGGCCAACTGGTCGTTCGTGATCTGGGGCGTGGTCCACGGTCTGCTTTTGATCGGGCACAAAATCTTCAAGACATGGTGCGAACACCGATCGCGATTGAATTCGCTACTGGCTTCTCAACTCGGAACTGTCACTCGAGTATTGATGACATTCTTCTGCGTGATGATTTGCTGGGTGTTCTTCCAGCCTTCACTGGAGAGGTCGATCGCCATTTTGAGCAAGATGTTTGAAATTCAACCCGGGGATGGGCTGACGATGCCGAATCGTCGGCTCTGGATCTCGATCGCAGTGCTTTTGACGGGCCAGATAATCCTTCTGCAAGGGCTCTGGAAGCGCTATTCGCACAGAATTCCTGCCCCGTTGATGGGAGTGGGCTACGCTCTGCTGCTATCGCTCTCCCTCTTGTTGAACCCCGATAGCGGCAAGAACTTTATTTACTTTCAATTTTAATCGATGCCTATGCGTTCTAGTCGTTCTCAGCGAATGATCAACGCCCGACGGGGAGTCCTCATCTTCCTGAGCCTGGTGGGTGTCGTTCACGTTACCTTGGCCGTGGCGGTAGCGATGTCCATTCGCCTTCGCGACCCCTTTTACGGCGATAAAGCGGCCAAATTGTTCCATCGGATCCAATGCGAGAAACCCGATCGGATCATTGTTGGCTTGGGCAGTTCCCGAATGGGGATGGGCTTTGAGGGGCAACTTATCGAAGGGGAGATTCAGCAGAAAACGGGTTTAAAAACTATCGCTTTCAATTTTGGGGTCCCGGGCGTCGGTCCAATTACACAACTGGTATACTTCAATCGATTACTCGCAAGCGGCTTGCATCCCGACCTGTTGATTGTGGAGCTTCTGCCTCCGCTGATGAGTGGAGCCGGCGAACCGATTGAGAAAAGAAGCTTCCGGGCTGAAATGGTGACGCGCTCCGAATTGAGTGTGTTAAATAACCATGGATATAATCCGGAATTGAATGAATCGATTTGGCGGGAGACCCTCCTCTTTCCCACTACCCATCTGCGTTACCAATTGCTCGGTCGTCTCGTGCCGAGTCTGCTTCCTTCAAACGAGCGGTTTGATTGGAGCCGAAAGTGCGATCTCTCGGGATGGAATGCCTGCGCATTCAGCAAGATCAGCGCGGAACAAAAGAAGACCATGACGGAAGGAGCTTTGAACGATTATCGTCCGATCCTCACCAACTTTTGCCTTGAGGGCGGACCCAAAGAAGCGTTCGAAGAACTTTTGAGTCTGGCCCAGCAACAAGGTATTAAAGTCCAAATTCTCTGGATGCCGGAAGGAGAAGAGTTTCGATCGCTCTATAAACCCGAGCAGATTGCGACATTCACCAGCCTCCTGACCGACTGGTCGCAACGATACGGGACGGAAGCGGTAGTCGCTCGCGATTGGCTGGGGGAAGATGCCTTTCTGGACTCGCATCACTTGTTGATTCGCGGAGCAGGAGAATTTTCCCGAAAACTGACTTACGAGAAACTTTTGCCTTGGCTGGCTCCCCGGATGATGCAGGTGGCTCATGGCCGCTAGATCGTCTCAGGCTCGAGCAGGCTTACTCATCGGCCTGTTGCTGTTTATGAGTATTCAATTTGCTCTCCTCGCCTGGATCTCCTTCTGCCGTCCGGCTCTGATTGATATTCCATTTCAAATGCGGCTGGAATCTCTCGAGAAAGTGGAAACTGCCCCCGTGGATCTATGCATCTGGTGCATAGGAAGTTCGCGGATGATGTACGGCCTGCAGGCCGATCTGGTTAGTCGCGATATGTCGCAACAACTCGAACGGAATACTCGGCTAGTTAATTTGGGTTTTCCTGGCTGCGGTCCCCTAGGCTCCTGGTTGTATTTGAACCGACTGCTCTCTCGAGTTCACAAGCCGGATCTGATTCTCTTCGAAGTGATGCCCGGCCTGCTTTCCTATCCGCCCGATCTGGAGCCGATGGAATGGAATCGCTTGCATCCCAGCCGACTTCTTTGTGGAGAATTCGAGGAATTGCAACGCCTGGGGGTTCCTCTGGATAAACTCCGTTTCGGTAATGAAACCAATGGCCTGTCGCCCTATTGCCCACTCTACTCTCAGAGGGTGAACCTGCTCTCGCGGAGTTTTCCTTCCTGGCTGCCGAACCAATTCGTTTTCGATATTCAGGCGGCTTGCGACCCACTGCGGTTCTGTTCACCTCCCGAGTCGGTCCATAAGACCGGAGCATTCGAGAAGGCCTTTCAGCAAACCATAAGCGCGTACCGTCCTTATCTCGAACATTGGCAAATCGGCTCCCCCGCGGCGAAAGCCATAGGGAGTTTTCAGGCCAAGTGTGCCCAGAATGGAATTCCCTGTCTGGGGTTATGGATGCCGGAATCCGAAGAATTCCAAAGGCTGAGTTCGACCAGATCCGAAAAAAATGTCGCGGACTTCTTAAGCGAGAGATTTTCGAACGCCGAATGGATTAATGCCCGAAACTGGTGCGAAAGAGGTTGTTTCTGGGACGGCCATCACCTGCATCCGCAAGGGGGTGCTCAGTTTTCCCGGCAACTCGCCAAAGTTCTGAGTGCCCGATTTGAGAACTCCAATAGAAATCAAGTTCGTTTGGAGGCGAATCCGTGATCGAACAACTTCAGAAAATCAATCGGGTTACGACGACCCCGGTAATCTCGCGAATCGATATTATCTACTCGTCGGAGGATACGCCGAAAAAGAAGGTCTTTAGTCGTCAACGCCGGGCTCTCCTGAGCCTCCTGTTGGGAGCGGGTTTCTTCCTTCTTATCGCAATGCTTGCGAACATTGAGGTAGAAAGTAAACATCCGGAGTGGGTGGATCCTCCCTACGGGCTCAGATTGAATTTACTGAAAAAAGCGGTCGCTCAAAATTCCGATAAGCCGCTGCTAGTGTTCATCGGTACCTCGCGAACGGGATACGGCATCGATAGTAAGAATTTCGATCAATTGCCGGGTGTGCTGGGCTTCAACTTCGGCCGGTCGGGGGCTGTGCTGGCGGAGCAACTGTTCACTTTAAAGCGATTGTTGAAGGACGGCGTCGAACCGAAATACGTACTTCTGGAAATTCTTCCGGCGAATCTGGGCGACCAACGGACCACGGAGGAGCTCATACCACCAAGTCGAGTCCGCTGGAAAGATCTTGCTCTGGTTGAGGAAGATCATTGCAATCGATCGAAGTATGAACTGCACTGGTTCGGGGAGCATTGCAATATCCTCTCCAATGTCCGCTTCTCACTCCTGAATTCCCAGTTGCCCTGGGCCGTGCCGGAGAGTTCAGTGGAGGCCTACCGACAGCATATGCCCCGAGACCGTTTTGGGAGTTCACCCCTCGAACGCCGTTATGTCACAACCCAGATGATCGATCGAATGAAGGAATCTACTTTTTCCTTCTATCGGGAGCACTTGAAGGAACTTCAGATTCAATCCCGGCCAATCGAAACGATCTGCGAGATACTTCGGATCTGCCAAGAGAGGGGAATTCAGAGCGGTATTTATCTGATGCCGGAGGCCAGAACATTCCGCGGTTGGTACCGGGAAGACTGGAATGAGGAAATGCCGCTTCGACTCAGTGAGATATGTCGGGAATTCCGCATTCCGCTCTTCGACAAACGCTTCAGCTGCGAGGATGCCGATTTCGTGGACGGACATCACCTCTGGGATGAAACGGCTTCCGAATTCACGGGAAGCTTTCTGAAAGACGATATCCTACCCTGGGTTCAGGGACTTCCGAATGGGCAAACGGCTGGCCGGGACCTAAATTAACGCTGAAGGATTCCGATCATTTGCAGTTGAGCTCCAAGGCAGACCATGACCGAAGCGGTCTTTCAGCGATGCATACATCCCCAGTGCGGTACTACCGTTTCCCTGGAGGATACATCTTTTCAATGCCCGAAATGCACGGGACTATTGGATGTGGCTTACGACTGGGATCGTCTGCCAGTACCCAAGAGCTTGAAAGAGTTCGAAAAAAAGTGGTCCAACCGCACGAATAAACTAGATTTCTCCGGCGTTTGGCGCTTTCGCGAACTACTCCCTTTTGCCCGTCCCGAACAGATCATGACAATCGGCGAAGGACAGACGATTCTGCTCCCTTCCGATCAGGTCGCTACCTATGTGGGTTTGAATCCCGGCAATCTCTTCCTCCAGTACGAGGGGATGAATCCTTCCGGCAGCTTTAAAGACAACGGCATGACTGCGGCCTTTTCCCACGCCCGATCCGTCGGCGCCCGACGCGCGGCCTGCGCCAGTACCGGCAATACCAGCGCAGCCTTGTCGATTTATTGTGCGGCCACCGACCTGATGCGAGCCATCATCTTCATCGGAAGCGGTAAAATCTCTTACGGAAAGCTTTCGCAAGCTCTCGAGCATGGGGCTTTAACCATTCAAATCGCTGGCGATTTCGACGATGCCTTGCAACGCGTCCAGCAAGTCAGCCGCCAGTTGGGCATCTATCTGGTCAACAGCATCAACCCCTTCCGGCTCGAGGGGCAGAAGACTATCATGTATCGGATCATTGAAGCGCTGAACTGGGAAGTGCCCGATTGGATCGTGGTGCCGGGCGGGAACCTCGGAAACTGTTCGGCATTCGGTAAAGCGTTCATCGAACTTAAAGAACTCGGCCTGGTGGATCGCATCCCACGCTTGGCCGTGATCAATGCGGCGGGCGCGCATACCTTTTACGAACTATACGAGAAACAGAAACTCCGCTGGAACAATGGCAGTCCCGACTTCAAAGTGGTGGACAGCTACATGAAGGTGATGGATGCCGGAAATCTCCGGGCCAATACACTCGCCAGTGCCATCGAGATAAATCGGCCTGTGAACCTTCCTAAAGCCTTGCGTGCTCTGGATCGATGTTCGG
The genomic region above belongs to Telmatocola sphagniphila and contains:
- a CDS encoding MBOAT family O-acyltransferase, which gives rise to MFFASQAYLLFFLIVFSVYWALPSHRGRLAWLLAASIFFYAYFSEMLALLVFSTTLADYLFARAMDSTSKEVRRKWILRCSLLMNLSILAFFKYRNFFIEPICTALEGLGVKPNLPILHVGIPFGISFYTFEAISYAVDVYKRKIRAERDPLKFMLFILFFPHLVAGPIVRAKDFLTQARRPKRFNWIRMQIGVQYFLIGLFKKLAIADCMAIYSDPVFFPGRDVSALSTTAVWLGVLAFAIQIYCDFSGYTDMALGSAHLLGYKLTRNFMMPYLAPNITEFWHRWHISLSTWLRDYLFIPLGGSRGGRLLTYRNLLITMTLGGLWHGANWSFVIWGVVHGLLLIGHKIFKTWCEHRSRLNSLLASQLGTVTRVLMTFFCVMICWVFFQPSLERSIAILSKMFEIQPGDGLTMPNRRLWISIAVLLTGQIILLQGLWKRYSHRIPAPLMGVGYALLLSLSLLLNPDSGKNFIYFQF
- a CDS encoding DUF1574 family protein yields the protein MRSSRSQRMINARRGVLIFLSLVGVVHVTLAVAVAMSIRLRDPFYGDKAAKLFHRIQCEKPDRIIVGLGSSRMGMGFEGQLIEGEIQQKTGLKTIAFNFGVPGVGPITQLVYFNRLLASGLHPDLLIVELLPPLMSGAGEPIEKRSFRAEMVTRSELSVLNNHGYNPELNESIWRETLLFPTTHLRYQLLGRLVPSLLPSNERFDWSRKCDLSGWNACAFSKISAEQKKTMTEGALNDYRPILTNFCLEGGPKEAFEELLSLAQQQGIKVQILWMPEGEEFRSLYKPEQIATFTSLLTDWSQRYGTEAVVARDWLGEDAFLDSHHLLIRGAGEFSRKLTYEKLLPWLAPRMMQVAHGR
- a CDS encoding DUF1574 domain-containing protein — its product is MAARSSQARAGLLIGLLLFMSIQFALLAWISFCRPALIDIPFQMRLESLEKVETAPVDLCIWCIGSSRMMYGLQADLVSRDMSQQLERNTRLVNLGFPGCGPLGSWLYLNRLLSRVHKPDLILFEVMPGLLSYPPDLEPMEWNRLHPSRLLCGEFEELQRLGVPLDKLRFGNETNGLSPYCPLYSQRVNLLSRSFPSWLPNQFVFDIQAACDPLRFCSPPESVHKTGAFEKAFQQTISAYRPYLEHWQIGSPAAKAIGSFQAKCAQNGIPCLGLWMPESEEFQRLSSTRSEKNVADFLSERFSNAEWINARNWCERGCFWDGHHLHPQGGAQFSRQLAKVLSARFENSNRNQVRLEANP
- a CDS encoding DUF1574 family protein, whose translation is MIEQLQKINRVTTTPVISRIDIIYSSEDTPKKKVFSRQRRALLSLLLGAGFFLLIAMLANIEVESKHPEWVDPPYGLRLNLLKKAVAQNSDKPLLVFIGTSRTGYGIDSKNFDQLPGVLGFNFGRSGAVLAEQLFTLKRLLKDGVEPKYVLLEILPANLGDQRTTEELIPPSRVRWKDLALVEEDHCNRSKYELHWFGEHCNILSNVRFSLLNSQLPWAVPESSVEAYRQHMPRDRFGSSPLERRYVTTQMIDRMKESTFSFYREHLKELQIQSRPIETICEILRICQERGIQSGIYLMPEARTFRGWYREDWNEEMPLRLSEICREFRIPLFDKRFSCEDADFVDGHHLWDETASEFTGSFLKDDILPWVQGLPNGQTAGRDLN
- the thrC gene encoding threonine synthase, giving the protein MTEAVFQRCIHPQCGTTVSLEDTSFQCPKCTGLLDVAYDWDRLPVPKSLKEFEKKWSNRTNKLDFSGVWRFRELLPFARPEQIMTIGEGQTILLPSDQVATYVGLNPGNLFLQYEGMNPSGSFKDNGMTAAFSHARSVGARRAACASTGNTSAALSIYCAATDLMRAIIFIGSGKISYGKLSQALEHGALTIQIAGDFDDALQRVQQVSRQLGIYLVNSINPFRLEGQKTIMYRIIEALNWEVPDWIVVPGGNLGNCSAFGKAFIELKELGLVDRIPRLAVINAAGAHTFYELYEKQKLRWNNGSPDFKVVDSYMKVMDAGNLRANTLASAIEINRPVNLPKALRALDRCSGVVREVNDQEILDAKAKVGSGGLGCEPASAASVAGLKKLVQEGIVSPGDRVACVLTAHLLKDPDATVAYHSADPKTFEEKLGKRGVRRAGFPNRAVQVSNDLDEIIKAIEVYS